One genomic segment of Mycolicibacterium chubuense NBB4 includes these proteins:
- a CDS encoding branched-chain amino acid ABC transporter substrate-binding protein, with product MRGRVARNAFALGSAGLIVLALAGCNQGAPEQQSSQKNLKIVEKVQIDENGKEVKAAEGAKPADPAGDGKATCPPVSIAMAGALNGPDAALGINIKNGVQLAIDKHNAANPGCQVQLKPFDTEGDPQKASAIAPQIVDDQYTIGLVGPAFSGETKATGGVFDQAGLVAATASATNVTLSQNGWKTFFRGLANDGVQGPSVANYLKNTLQHKKVCVVDDSTDYGLGLAQAVRETLGPVADAACNISVKKGDKDFSAAVTQIKGAAPDSVFYSGYYAEAAPFVQQLKDGGFQGTFVSADGTKDPEFVKQAGESSKGALLSCPCGPATGAFADEYTKKFNQEPGTYSTEGYDLGTILLKGIDSGAITRPALLDYVRKYDGQGVARKYQWTPTGELTTTLIWMYEVQ from the coding sequence GTGCGCGGTCGCGTGGCACGCAATGCATTTGCTCTCGGCAGCGCGGGACTGATTGTGCTGGCTCTCGCCGGCTGCAACCAGGGCGCGCCGGAACAGCAGTCGTCGCAGAAAAACCTGAAGATCGTCGAGAAGGTGCAGATCGACGAGAACGGCAAGGAGGTCAAGGCCGCCGAGGGCGCGAAGCCCGCCGACCCTGCCGGCGACGGGAAAGCCACCTGCCCGCCCGTCTCGATCGCCATGGCCGGTGCGCTGAACGGGCCGGACGCGGCGCTGGGCATCAACATCAAGAACGGCGTGCAGCTGGCCATCGACAAGCACAATGCCGCCAACCCCGGCTGCCAGGTGCAGCTCAAGCCGTTCGACACCGAGGGTGACCCGCAGAAGGCCAGCGCGATCGCCCCGCAGATCGTCGACGACCAGTACACGATCGGCCTGGTGGGGCCGGCGTTCTCCGGCGAGACGAAGGCAACCGGCGGTGTCTTCGACCAGGCCGGCCTCGTCGCAGCCACGGCGTCGGCGACCAACGTGACGCTGTCGCAGAACGGCTGGAAGACGTTCTTCCGCGGCCTGGCCAACGACGGTGTGCAGGGTCCTTCGGTGGCGAACTACCTGAAGAACACGCTGCAGCACAAGAAGGTCTGCGTGGTCGACGACAGCACCGACTACGGTCTGGGCCTGGCGCAGGCGGTCCGCGAAACCCTGGGACCCGTGGCCGACGCGGCGTGCAACATCTCGGTCAAGAAGGGCGACAAGGACTTCTCCGCGGCCGTGACCCAGATCAAGGGCGCCGCGCCGGATTCGGTGTTTTACAGCGGCTACTACGCCGAGGCCGCTCCGTTCGTCCAGCAGCTCAAGGACGGCGGATTCCAGGGCACCTTCGTCAGCGCAGACGGCACCAAGGATCCGGAGTTCGTCAAGCAGGCCGGCGAGTCCTCCAAGGGCGCTCTGCTGTCGTGCCCGTGCGGTCCGGCCACCGGAGCGTTCGCCGACGAGTACACCAAGAAGTTCAACCAGGAACCGGGCACCTACAGCACGGAGGGTTACGACCTCGGCACGATCCTGCTCAAGGGCATCGACTCCGGCGCGATCACCCGCCCGGCGCTGCTGGACTACGTCCGCAAGTACGACGGACAGGGTGTGGCCCGCAAGTACCAGTGGACCCCGACCGGTGAGCTGACCACCACGCTGATCTGGATGTACGAAGTCCAATAA
- a CDS encoding branched-chain amino acid ABC transporter permease, which produces MNLAANINFNVSALFDSFWQLTIDGLSWGAIYALVAVGYTLVFGVLRLINFAHSEIFMLGMFGAYFALDVILGFMPSGNAYDKGVLLTIVYLGVAMLVAMLVSGGAAVGLEFVAYRPLRKRNARSLTFLITAIGMSFVLQQFVLFILPKLIPGYGGPNAQQPIVLVQPKTQFTFFGVAISNITLVIIGAALVLAVLTDLAINRTKFGRGIRAVAQDPTTATLMGVSRERIIMTTFLIGGVLAGAAALLYTLKVPQGIIYSGGFLLGIKAFSAAVLGGIGNLRGALLGGLLLGIMENYGQAVFGTQWRDVVAFVLLVLVLLIRPTGILGESLGKARV; this is translated from the coding sequence ATGAACTTGGCCGCCAACATCAACTTCAACGTTTCGGCGCTGTTCGACAGCTTCTGGCAGTTGACGATCGACGGCCTGTCGTGGGGAGCCATCTACGCCCTGGTGGCCGTGGGGTACACGCTGGTGTTCGGCGTGCTGCGGCTGATCAACTTCGCGCACTCCGAGATCTTCATGCTCGGCATGTTCGGCGCGTACTTCGCCCTCGACGTCATCCTCGGCTTCATGCCGAGCGGGAACGCCTACGACAAGGGTGTCCTGCTCACCATCGTCTACCTCGGCGTTGCGATGCTGGTCGCGATGCTCGTATCGGGCGGGGCCGCAGTGGGATTGGAGTTCGTCGCCTACCGGCCACTGCGAAAACGGAACGCGCGGTCGCTGACCTTTCTGATCACCGCGATCGGTATGTCCTTCGTGCTGCAGCAGTTCGTGCTGTTCATTCTGCCCAAGCTCATCCCGGGCTACGGCGGGCCCAACGCCCAGCAGCCGATCGTGCTGGTACAGCCCAAGACCCAGTTCACCTTCTTCGGGGTGGCGATCTCGAACATCACGCTGGTGATCATCGGCGCGGCCCTCGTGCTGGCCGTACTCACCGACCTGGCGATCAACCGCACGAAGTTCGGTCGCGGAATCCGTGCGGTCGCCCAGGACCCGACGACCGCGACGCTGATGGGGGTGTCGCGGGAACGCATCATCATGACGACGTTCCTGATCGGTGGTGTCCTCGCCGGCGCAGCCGCGCTGTTGTACACCCTCAAGGTGCCGCAGGGCATCATCTACTCCGGTGGATTCCTGCTGGGCATCAAGGCGTTCTCCGCGGCGGTCCTCGGTGGTATCGGCAATCTGCGCGGGGCTCTGCTCGGCGGCCTGCTGCTGGGCATCATGGAGAACTACGGCCAGGCGGTCTTCGGCACGCAGTGGCGGGACGTGGTTGCGTTCGTGCTGCTGGTGCTCGTGTTGTTGATCCGGCCGACGGGCATTCTCGGTGAGAGTCTGGGGAAGGCGCGAGTATGA
- a CDS encoding branched-chain amino acid ABC transporter permease, whose amino-acid sequence MSRTWARVMDWWDGLSRAQKWIVGIVVFAAVALSPLFTPGFIDTPGISFGGTMAQFAMVAIIAIGLNVVVGQAGLLDLGYVGFYAVGAYTVALLTSPESPWNRLGPTGFFSTPWAWLSCVPLAMAFTALTGLILGFPTLRLRGDYLAIVTLGFGEIIRLLADNLADITNGPRGLSEVAFPRLLENDLHPEGVFSVANSGGRANYGTWWFWLGLVLIVGILLLVGNLERSRVGRAWIAIREDEDAAEVMGVNTFRFKLWAFTIGAAIGGLSGALYAGQVQYVAPPTFNIINSMLFLCAVVLGGQGNKLGVIIGAFIIVYLPNRLLGVHFLGIDMGNLKYLFFGLALVVLMIFRPQGLFPARQQLLAYGKAARDLLRARPADKEPAQ is encoded by the coding sequence ATGAGCCGAACGTGGGCGCGCGTGATGGACTGGTGGGACGGGCTGTCGCGCGCGCAGAAGTGGATCGTCGGGATCGTCGTGTTCGCTGCGGTCGCCCTCTCGCCGCTGTTCACACCTGGGTTCATCGACACACCGGGGATCAGCTTCGGCGGCACCATGGCCCAGTTCGCGATGGTCGCGATCATCGCCATCGGTCTCAACGTCGTCGTCGGTCAAGCCGGGCTGCTGGACCTGGGCTACGTCGGTTTCTACGCGGTGGGCGCCTACACGGTGGCGTTGTTGACCAGCCCGGAGAGCCCGTGGAACCGGTTGGGTCCCACCGGCTTCTTCAGCACGCCGTGGGCGTGGTTGTCCTGCGTGCCGCTGGCCATGGCCTTCACCGCCCTGACGGGTCTGATCCTCGGCTTCCCGACCCTGCGCCTGAGGGGCGACTACCTGGCCATCGTCACGCTCGGCTTCGGCGAGATCATCCGCCTGCTGGCCGACAACCTCGCCGACATCACCAACGGCCCGCGCGGTCTCAGCGAGGTCGCCTTCCCTCGGTTGCTGGAGAACGATCTGCATCCCGAAGGTGTGTTCTCGGTAGCCAATTCGGGCGGGCGTGCGAACTACGGCACCTGGTGGTTCTGGCTGGGCCTGGTCCTGATCGTGGGAATCCTGCTGCTCGTCGGCAATCTGGAGAGAAGCCGGGTGGGGCGCGCGTGGATCGCGATCCGGGAGGACGAGGACGCCGCAGAGGTCATGGGAGTGAACACGTTTCGCTTCAAGCTCTGGGCGTTCACGATCGGTGCCGCGATCGGGGGACTGTCCGGCGCGCTCTACGCCGGTCAGGTGCAGTACGTCGCGCCGCCGACGTTCAACATCATCAACTCGATGCTGTTCCTCTGCGCGGTGGTGCTCGGCGGACAGGGCAACAAACTCGGCGTGATCATCGGCGCGTTCATCATCGTCTACCTGCCCAACCGGTTGCTCGGCGTGCACTTCCTCGGCATCGACATGGGCAACCTGAAATACCTCTTCTTCGGCCTGGCGCTGGTCGTACTGATGATCTTCCGGCCCCAGGGCCTGTTCCCGGCGCGGCAGCAGCTGCTGGCCTACGGCAAGGCCGCACGCGACCTGCTCCGGGCGCGGCCGGCGGACAAGGAGCCGGCACAGTGA
- a CDS encoding ABC transporter ATP-binding protein: MNPPESIEDLAGVHRDIRAGEGEVLLQTTDLTVKFGGLVALDSVTFDIRRGEILGLIGPNGAGKTTCFNAITGVYRPSSGSVTFDGVPIGRVKRHQITRRGIARTFQNIRLFGEMTALENVMVGTDARHLTSVPGALFRSARHRREERSAIERSAALLHFVGIAHRGEEKARNLSYGDQRRLEIARALATEPKLLCLDEPAAGFNPSEKSALIDLIRKIRDDGYTVLLIEHDMRLVMGVTDRIVVLEFGRKIADGLPAEIREDPKVIAAYLGVPDDDVS; this comes from the coding sequence GTGAACCCCCCGGAGAGCATCGAGGATCTTGCCGGCGTGCACCGCGACATCCGCGCCGGCGAGGGCGAGGTCCTGCTGCAGACAACCGATCTCACCGTCAAGTTCGGTGGTCTGGTGGCGCTGGATTCGGTCACCTTCGACATCCGCCGCGGGGAGATCCTCGGCTTGATCGGTCCCAACGGGGCCGGCAAGACGACCTGCTTCAACGCGATCACCGGCGTGTACCGGCCGAGCTCGGGCTCGGTCACCTTCGACGGCGTGCCGATCGGGCGGGTCAAACGCCACCAGATCACGCGGCGGGGGATCGCACGCACCTTCCAGAACATCAGGCTGTTCGGGGAGATGACCGCGCTGGAGAACGTCATGGTCGGCACCGACGCCCGGCACCTCACCTCGGTGCCCGGCGCACTGTTCAGGTCGGCGCGGCACAGGCGCGAGGAACGCTCGGCCATCGAGCGATCAGCCGCGCTGCTGCACTTCGTGGGTATCGCGCACCGCGGCGAAGAGAAGGCCAGGAACCTGTCCTACGGCGACCAGCGCCGCCTGGAGATCGCCCGTGCGCTCGCCACCGAACCCAAGCTGCTGTGCCTGGACGAGCCCGCGGCCGGCTTCAATCCCAGCGAGAAGTCCGCGCTGATCGACCTGATCCGCAAGATCCGCGACGACGGCTACACCGTGTTGCTGATCGAGCACGACATGCGGCTGGTCATGGGGGTCACCGACCGCATCGTGGTCCTCGAGTTCGGTCGCAAGATCGCCGACGGACTGCCCGCCGAGATCCGCGAGGACCCGAAGGTCATCGCCGCCTACCTGGGGGTGCCCGACGATGACGTCAGCTGA
- a CDS encoding ABC transporter ATP-binding protein yields MTSADNVATERPVLLEARDVVVHYGRIKALHSVSLTVHEGELVTLLGSNGAGKTTMMRAISGLLPLTSGSVWFDGKDISRVKAHRRVADGLIQAPEGRGVFPGMTILENLEMGCYGRKFASKHEHAERLDWVLQTFPRLAERKNQVGGTLSGGEQQMLAIGRSLMARPKVLLLDEPSMGLAPMVISQIFRIIAEINAGGTTVLLVEQNAQQALSRSDRAYILETGEVTKTGNARELLADDSIRAAYLGVA; encoded by the coding sequence ATGACGTCAGCTGACAACGTCGCCACCGAACGTCCCGTGCTGCTCGAGGCTCGCGACGTCGTGGTGCACTACGGTCGCATCAAGGCACTGCACTCGGTGTCGCTGACGGTCCACGAGGGCGAGCTGGTCACCTTGCTCGGCTCCAACGGCGCAGGCAAGACCACGATGATGCGTGCCATCTCCGGCCTGCTGCCGCTGACCTCGGGGTCGGTGTGGTTCGACGGCAAGGACATCAGCCGGGTCAAGGCGCACCGCCGGGTGGCCGACGGTTTGATCCAGGCTCCGGAGGGCCGCGGTGTCTTCCCCGGGATGACGATCCTGGAGAATCTCGAAATGGGCTGCTATGGGCGCAAATTCGCCTCCAAGCACGAACACGCCGAGCGGCTCGACTGGGTGTTGCAGACCTTCCCGCGGCTCGCCGAACGCAAGAACCAGGTCGGTGGCACGCTGTCGGGCGGTGAGCAGCAGATGCTGGCGATCGGCCGCTCGCTGATGGCCCGCCCCAAGGTGCTGCTGCTCGACGAACCGTCCATGGGGCTGGCGCCGATGGTGATCTCCCAGATCTTCCGGATCATCGCCGAGATCAACGCCGGCGGCACCACCGTGCTGCTGGTCGAGCAGAACGCGCAGCAGGCGCTGAGCCGCTCCGACCGCGCCTACATCCTGGAGACCGGCGAGGTCACCAAGACCGGCAACGCCCGAGAGTTGCTGGCCGACGACAGCATCCGGGCCGCCTACCTCGGCGTCGCATAG
- a CDS encoding lipid-transfer protein: MAPEPVYILGAGMHPWGKWGRDFTEYGVVAARAALAEAGLDWRQIQLVAGADTIRNGYPGFVAGATFAQKLGWNGVPVTSSYAACASGSQALQSARAQILAGFCDVALVIGADTTPKGFFAPVGGERKNDPDWQRFHLIGATNTVYFALLARRRMDLYGATLEDFAQVKVKNARHGLDNPNARYRKEATVEDVLASPVVSDPLRLLDICATSDGAAALIVASKSFAQKHLGSLEGVPAVRAVSLQTPQYPQHLPELPDIATDSTAVVPAPQRVFKDQILDAAYAEAGIGPEDLSLAEVYDLSTALELDWYEHLGLCARGEAEQLLRSGATTIGGRIPVNPSGGLASFGEAIPAQAIAQVCELTWQLKGQATGRQVDGATVGITANQGLFGHGSSVVVAR; the protein is encoded by the coding sequence ATGGCACCCGAACCGGTTTACATTCTCGGCGCGGGCATGCACCCGTGGGGCAAGTGGGGCCGCGACTTCACCGAGTACGGCGTCGTGGCCGCCCGCGCCGCGCTGGCCGAAGCCGGTCTGGACTGGCGGCAGATCCAGCTGGTGGCCGGCGCCGACACGATCCGCAACGGCTACCCGGGCTTCGTGGCCGGGGCGACGTTCGCCCAGAAGCTGGGCTGGAACGGGGTGCCGGTCACCTCGAGTTATGCGGCCTGCGCGAGCGGCTCGCAGGCGTTGCAGAGCGCCCGGGCCCAGATCCTGGCCGGGTTCTGCGATGTCGCGCTGGTCATCGGAGCCGACACCACGCCCAAGGGCTTCTTCGCGCCCGTGGGCGGTGAGCGCAAGAACGATCCGGACTGGCAGCGCTTCCACCTGATCGGCGCCACCAACACCGTGTACTTCGCTCTGCTGGCACGGCGCCGGATGGATCTCTACGGCGCCACGCTCGAGGATTTCGCCCAGGTGAAGGTCAAAAACGCCCGCCACGGCCTGGACAACCCGAACGCCCGCTACCGCAAGGAAGCCACCGTCGAGGACGTGCTCGCCAGCCCGGTGGTTTCCGACCCGCTGCGGCTGCTCGACATCTGCGCGACCTCCGACGGCGCCGCCGCGCTGATCGTGGCCAGTAAATCGTTCGCGCAGAAGCACCTCGGGTCCCTCGAGGGCGTCCCCGCCGTGCGTGCGGTGAGCCTGCAGACCCCGCAATACCCCCAGCACCTTCCCGAATTGCCCGACATCGCCACCGATTCCACCGCGGTGGTACCCGCCCCGCAGCGGGTGTTCAAGGATCAGATCCTCGACGCGGCCTACGCCGAAGCCGGCATCGGCCCCGAAGACCTTAGCCTCGCCGAGGTCTACGACCTGTCCACCGCGCTGGAACTCGACTGGTACGAACACCTCGGCCTGTGCGCCCGCGGCGAGGCCGAACAGCTGCTGCGCAGCGGCGCGACGACCATCGGCGGCCGGATCCCGGTCAACCCGTCCGGCGGGCTGGCCAGCTTCGGCGAGGCGATACCCGCGCAGGCCATCGCCCAGGTCTGCGAGCTCACCTGGCAGCTCAAGGGCCAGGCCACCGGCCGGCAGGTCGACGGCGCCACGGTCGGCATCACCGCCAACCAGGGCCTGTTCGGCCACGGCTCGTCGGTCGTCGTCGCCCGCTAG
- a CDS encoding Zn-ribbon domain-containing OB-fold protein, with protein sequence MQPAVDGWFATDGSGNPYLIGGKCHQCGTYVFPPRADNCPNPGCDGDDLAQVPLSRRGTLWSYTENRYAPPPPYPSPDPFEPFAVAAVELADEGLIVLGKVVEGTLAADLKVGMEMELATMPLYVDDDGVERIVYAWRRADTKSKEGHA encoded by the coding sequence ATGCAGCCCGCGGTCGACGGCTGGTTCGCCACCGACGGGTCGGGCAACCCGTATCTGATCGGCGGCAAGTGTCATCAGTGCGGCACCTACGTGTTCCCGCCGCGCGCCGACAACTGCCCCAACCCGGGTTGCGACGGTGACGACCTCGCGCAGGTCCCCCTGTCGCGACGCGGCACGCTGTGGAGCTACACCGAGAACCGGTACGCGCCGCCGCCGCCCTATCCGTCGCCGGATCCGTTCGAGCCGTTCGCCGTTGCCGCGGTCGAGTTGGCCGACGAGGGGTTAATCGTGCTCGGCAAGGTGGTGGAAGGCACGCTGGCCGCCGACTTGAAGGTGGGCATGGAGATGGAGCTGGCGACCATGCCGCTCTACGTCGACGACGACGGGGTCGAGCGCATCGTCTATGCCTGGCGGCGGGCCGACACGAAGAGCAAGGAGGGTCACGCCTGA
- the polA gene encoding DNA polymerase I yields the protein MSAPVPRVKAVSPAKTAPATKAGKKAEAGSADDKPTLMLLDGNSLAFRAFYALPAENFKTQGGLTTNAVYGFTAMLINLLRDEQPSHIAAAFDVSRQTFRKEKYPEYKEGRSATPDEFRGQIDITKEVLGALGITVLAEAGFEADDVIATLATQAQDEGYRVLVVTGDRDTLQLVSDDVTVLYPRKGVSELTRFTPEAVQEKYGLTPSQYPDFAALRGDPSDNLPGIPGVGEKTATKWIAEYGSLQSLIDNVDKVKGKVGDALRAHLSSVVLNRELTDLVKDVPLAQTPDTLRMQPWNRDQIHRLFDDLEFRVLRDRLFDTLASADPEVDEGFDVRGEALEPGTLSAWLAEQSRGSRFGLAVVGNHLAFDSDATAVAIVAPGGDGRYIDTTSLHPDDEAALGSWLADAGAPKALHEAKLAMHDLEGRGWTLAGVTSDTALAAYLVRPGQRSFALDDLSLRYLKRELRAENPEQQQLSLLDDGDGADDQAVQTLLLRASAVMDLADALDEELARIDSSALLGNMELPVQRVLAGLETAGIAVDLARLSELQSEFAGQIRDAAEAAYAVIGKQINLGSPKQLQVVLFDELGMPKTKRTKTGYTTDADALQSLFDKTGHPFLQHLLTHRDATRLKVTVDGLLASTAADGRIHTTFNQTIAATGRLSSTEPNLQNIPIRTEAGRRIRDAFVVGAGYSELITADYSQIEMRIMAHLSQDAGLIEAFNTGEDLHSFVASRAFDVPIDEVTPDLRRRVKAMSYGLAYGLSAYGLAQQLKISTEEAKVQMDQYFARFGGIRDYLRDVVDQARKDGYTSTVFGRRRYLPELDSSNRNVREAAERAALNAPIQGSAADIIKVAMINVDRAIKDAGLASRMLLQVHDELLFEVAEREREALEALVREHMGSAYPLNVPLEVSVGYGRSWDAAAH from the coding sequence ATGTCGGCGCCGGTGCCTAGAGTGAAGGCCGTGAGCCCAGCCAAGACCGCACCGGCGACGAAGGCCGGCAAGAAAGCCGAGGCGGGTTCGGCTGACGACAAGCCGACGTTGATGCTCCTGGACGGCAATTCACTGGCTTTCCGTGCGTTCTACGCGCTGCCCGCCGAGAACTTCAAGACGCAGGGCGGGCTGACCACCAACGCGGTCTACGGGTTCACCGCGATGCTGATCAACCTGCTGCGCGACGAGCAGCCCAGCCACATCGCGGCAGCGTTCGACGTATCCAGGCAGACGTTCCGCAAGGAGAAGTACCCGGAGTACAAGGAGGGCCGCTCGGCCACCCCGGACGAATTCCGCGGCCAGATCGACATCACCAAGGAAGTGCTCGGAGCGCTGGGCATCACCGTGCTCGCGGAGGCCGGGTTCGAGGCCGACGACGTGATCGCCACGCTGGCCACCCAGGCGCAGGACGAGGGATACCGCGTCCTGGTGGTCACCGGCGACCGCGACACACTGCAGCTGGTCAGCGACGACGTCACCGTGCTCTACCCCCGTAAAGGAGTCAGCGAGCTGACCCGCTTCACTCCGGAGGCGGTTCAGGAGAAGTACGGGCTGACGCCGTCGCAGTACCCCGACTTCGCGGCCCTGCGCGGCGACCCCAGCGACAACCTGCCCGGCATCCCGGGGGTGGGGGAGAAGACCGCCACCAAGTGGATCGCCGAGTACGGATCGCTGCAGTCGCTGATCGACAACGTCGACAAGGTGAAGGGCAAGGTCGGTGACGCCCTGCGCGCGCACCTGTCGAGTGTCGTACTCAACCGGGAGCTCACCGATCTGGTGAAGGACGTCCCGCTGGCGCAGACGCCTGACACCCTGCGCATGCAGCCGTGGAACCGTGACCAGATCCATCGATTGTTCGACGACCTCGAGTTCCGGGTGCTGCGCGACCGCCTGTTCGACACGCTCGCGTCCGCCGACCCCGAGGTCGATGAAGGCTTCGACGTCCGCGGCGAAGCGCTGGAACCGGGCACGCTGTCCGCATGGCTCGCCGAACAGAGCCGCGGCAGTCGATTCGGGCTCGCCGTGGTCGGCAACCACCTGGCCTTCGACAGCGACGCCACCGCAGTCGCGATCGTGGCGCCCGGCGGGGACGGCCGCTACATCGACACGACGTCGCTGCATCCGGATGACGAGGCTGCGCTCGGCTCGTGGCTGGCCGATGCGGGCGCGCCGAAGGCCCTGCACGAGGCCAAGCTCGCCATGCACGACCTCGAGGGCCGGGGCTGGACGCTGGCCGGTGTCACCTCGGATACGGCCCTGGCCGCCTACCTCGTCCGTCCCGGGCAGCGCAGCTTTGCCCTCGACGACCTCTCGCTGCGCTACCTCAAACGCGAATTGCGCGCGGAAAACCCTGAGCAACAACAGCTTTCACTTCTCGACGACGGTGACGGCGCCGATGACCAGGCGGTGCAGACCCTTCTGCTGCGCGCGAGCGCGGTGATGGATCTCGCCGACGCTCTCGACGAGGAACTGGCGCGCATCGATTCCTCGGCGCTGCTGGGCAACATGGAGTTGCCCGTACAGCGGGTGCTGGCCGGGCTGGAGACCGCGGGCATCGCTGTGGACCTGGCGAGGCTCTCGGAGTTGCAGAGCGAGTTCGCCGGCCAGATCCGCGACGCCGCAGAGGCGGCCTACGCAGTGATCGGCAAGCAGATCAACCTCGGGTCCCCCAAGCAGCTGCAGGTGGTGCTCTTCGACGAGCTGGGGATGCCGAAGACCAAGCGCACCAAGACCGGCTACACCACCGACGCCGACGCGCTGCAGAGTCTTTTCGACAAGACCGGGCATCCGTTCCTTCAGCATCTGCTGACCCATCGCGACGCCACCCGGCTGAAGGTGACCGTCGACGGCCTGCTCGCTTCGACCGCCGCCGACGGCCGCATACACACCACGTTCAACCAGACGATCGCGGCCACCGGACGCTTGTCGTCCACCGAGCCGAACCTGCAGAACATCCCGATCCGCACCGAGGCCGGACGACGCATCCGGGACGCGTTCGTCGTCGGCGCCGGGTACTCGGAATTGATCACCGCCGACTACAGCCAGATCGAGATGCGGATCATGGCCCACCTCTCCCAGGACGCGGGCCTGATCGAGGCGTTCAACACCGGGGAGGACCTGCACTCTTTCGTCGCGTCGCGGGCCTTCGACGTGCCGATCGACGAGGTCACCCCCGACCTGCGCAGGCGGGTGAAGGCGATGTCCTACGGACTGGCCTACGGGTTGAGCGCGTACGGCCTCGCCCAGCAGTTGAAGATCTCGACCGAAGAGGCCAAGGTCCAGATGGACCAGTACTTCGCGCGCTTCGGCGGAATCCGGGACTACCTGCGCGACGTCGTCGACCAGGCCCGCAAGGACGGCTACACCTCGACGGTGTTCGGCCGCCGCCGCTATCTGCCCGAACTCGACAGCAGCAACCGCAACGTGCGCGAGGCCGCCGAACGGGCGGCGCTCAACGCACCGATCCAGGGCAGTGCCGCCGACATCATCAAGGTCGCGATGATCAACGTCGACCGGGCCATCAAGGACGCCGGCCTGGCGTCGCGCATGCTGCTGCAGGTGCACGACGAGTTGCTGTTCGAGGTCGCCGAAAGGGAGCGAGAGGCGCTGGAGGCGCTCGTGCGCGAGCACATGGGCAGTGCGTATCCGCTGAACGTGCCGTTGGAGGTTTCGGTGGGGTACGGCCGCAGTTGGGATGCGGCGGCGCACTGA